A genome region from Porphyromonadaceae bacterium W3.11 includes the following:
- a CDS encoding recombinase family protein — MIYGYLRVSSSEQDINSQKQGVDEYAKDKGWVIDEYVVDDGVSGGVDYAKRHLGELLNQMEAGDILISSEISRLGRNLLMVMEILNKVMKLGGEIHTVKEGYHMGNDIQSKVLAFAFGLASEIERQLIQQRTLEGLALRKKMGVLLGRPPRKNSGTFTNAKHVEEKKDTIVTLYRYGVSINEIYRVTGIDRATISRSLVLWKVHKNWEQLYDARQKRWEEEMERKRLLSEAPEIDTNRLKVLIESNMTLPEIAATMPEYTYDQVYYTVQGSRELHLLYRDHGHKRLAKEANKINKLLKDEWENAKASV, encoded by the coding sequence ATGATATACGGTTATTTAAGAGTGAGCTCTTCGGAGCAGGATATAAATAGTCAAAAGCAGGGGGTTGATGAATACGCGAAGGATAAGGGGTGGGTTATTGATGAGTATGTAGTGGATGATGGCGTATCAGGTGGTGTTGATTACGCAAAAAGACACTTAGGGGAGCTTCTTAATCAAATGGAGGCGGGTGATATACTCATTTCTAGCGAGATCAGTAGGCTCGGTAGAAATCTCTTAATGGTAATGGAGATCCTGAATAAAGTGATGAAATTGGGAGGGGAAATTCACACTGTAAAGGAGGGGTATCACATGGGTAATGACATTCAATCTAAGGTACTTGCATTTGCGTTTGGATTGGCATCCGAGATTGAGAGACAGCTCATACAGCAAAGAACGCTGGAAGGTTTGGCACTACGAAAAAAGATGGGAGTGTTATTAGGACGCCCTCCACGAAAAAATTCGGGTACGTTTACGAATGCAAAACACGTAGAGGAGAAAAAGGATACGATTGTGACACTCTACAGATATGGGGTGTCTATCAACGAAATATATAGAGTTACAGGAATTGATAGAGCTACGATTTCTCGAAGTCTCGTCCTTTGGAAAGTTCATAAAAATTGGGAACAACTTTATGATGCCCGACAGAAGAGATGGGAGGAGGAGATGGAGCGTAAGCGACTACTCTCAGAGGCTCCAGAGATTGATACTAATAGGCTTAAAGTGCTTATCGAGTCAAATATGACGTTACCTGAGATAGCAGCAACTATGCCAGAGTACACTTACGATCAGGTCTACTATACTGTGCAGGGTTCACGAGAGCTTCATCTACTATATCGCGATCATGGGCATAAGAGATTAGCGAAGGAAGCAAATAAAATAAACAAGTT